In a single window of the Delftia tsuruhatensis genome:
- the dnaB gene encoding replicative DNA helicase translates to MSSVMPPLDLDDDAFAPLPSGEHDQQVAQLRVPPHSMESESSVLGGLLLDNNAWDRVGDILVDGDFYRHEHKLIYEAIGKLINASKPADVITVYEHLQGMGKAEEIGGLLYLNQLAQYVPSATNIRRYAEIVRERSILRKLVTASDEIATNAFNPQGKTVERILDEAEQKILAIGEEGARNKQGFQSLDTLVVDLLDRVQEMADNPMDVTGVPTGFVDLDRMTSGLQAGDMVVLAARPSMGKTSFAVNIAEHVALNEGLPVAIFSMEMGAAQLAVRIVGSIGRVNQGNLRTGKLSDDEWPRLTEAIERLRTVSLHIDETPGLSPTELRANARRLARTCGKLGLIVVDYLQLMSGSGAGSADNRATELGEISRGLKMLAKELQCPVIALSQLNRSVEQRTDKRPMMSDLRESGAIEQDADIIMFIYRDDYYNKDSKEPNIAEVIIGKQRNGPTGTVKLFFQKNQTRFENLAVGYGGGDEY, encoded by the coding sequence CCCGCTCGATCTCGATGATGATGCGTTCGCGCCCCTGCCTTCTGGCGAGCACGACCAGCAGGTCGCCCAGTTGCGCGTTCCGCCGCATTCGATGGAGTCCGAGTCCAGCGTGCTGGGCGGCCTGCTGCTGGATAACAATGCCTGGGACCGCGTGGGCGACATCTTGGTGGATGGCGATTTCTACCGGCATGAGCACAAGCTGATCTACGAGGCCATCGGCAAGCTGATCAACGCCAGCAAGCCGGCCGATGTGATCACCGTCTACGAGCACCTGCAGGGCATGGGCAAGGCCGAGGAGATCGGTGGGCTGCTGTATCTCAACCAGCTGGCCCAGTACGTGCCCAGCGCCACCAATATCCGGCGCTATGCCGAGATCGTGCGCGAGCGTTCCATCCTTCGTAAGCTGGTGACAGCCAGCGACGAGATCGCCACCAATGCCTTCAATCCGCAGGGCAAGACGGTGGAGCGCATCCTGGACGAGGCAGAACAGAAGATCCTGGCCATCGGCGAGGAGGGGGCGCGCAACAAGCAGGGCTTCCAGTCGCTGGACACCCTGGTGGTGGACCTGCTGGACCGCGTCCAGGAGATGGCCGACAACCCCATGGATGTGACCGGCGTGCCCACGGGTTTCGTAGACCTGGATCGCATGACCAGCGGCCTGCAGGCGGGCGACATGGTGGTGCTGGCGGCCCGTCCCTCGATGGGCAAGACCTCGTTCGCGGTGAACATTGCCGAGCATGTGGCGCTCAACGAGGGTCTGCCGGTTGCCATCTTCTCCATGGAAATGGGCGCGGCCCAGCTGGCGGTGCGTATCGTCGGTTCCATCGGCCGCGTCAACCAGGGCAATCTGCGCACGGGCAAGCTCAGCGACGATGAGTGGCCGCGGCTGACCGAGGCCATCGAGCGTCTGCGCACGGTGTCGTTGCACATCGACGAGACACCTGGCCTGTCGCCCACGGAGCTGCGCGCCAACGCGCGGCGCCTGGCGCGCACCTGTGGCAAGCTGGGGCTGATCGTGGTCGACTACCTGCAGTTGATGAGCGGTTCGGGAGCCGGCAGCGCCGACAACCGGGCGACCGAGCTGGGCGAGATATCCCGGGGCCTGAAGATGCTGGCCAAGGAGCTGCAGTGCCCGGTGATCGCCCTGTCCCAGCTCAATCGCTCGGTGGAGCAGCGCACCGACAAGCGTCCCATGATGTCCGACCTGCGCGAGTCGGGCGCCATCGAGCAGGACGCGGACATCATCATGTTCATCTATCGCGACGACTACTACAACAAGGACAGCAAGGAGCCGAACATTGCCGAGGTCATCATCGGCAAGCAGCGTAACGGCCCCACGGGCACGGTCAAGCTGTTCTTCCAGAAGAATCAGACGCGCTTCGAGAACCTGGCCGTGGGCTATGGGGGCGGCGACGAATACTGA